DNA from Actinoplanes sp. SE50/110:
CCAGCATCACCCGGTCGCCCTGCGGCAGCACGTAGGTGGTCAGGCCGTCCGCGTCGTCGTCGTGCTCGACGAAGAACTCGGTGATGCCGGGATTCCCGGTGACCAGCAGGTCGCCGCGGACCGGGGCGACCGGGTCGCCGGGGATGAGGTCGCGAGCGCCCAGACCGGTGCAGTTCACCACCACCGGCCCGAAGCCCGGCAGGGCGGCCGCGGTGACCGGCTCGCCGATCGTCATCTCGACGCCGAACCCGGCCAGCCGGGCGCACAGGTGGTCGAGGTAGCGGCTCATGTCGATCAGCGGCACCCGGTAGCGCCAGCCGTTGGTGAAACCGGGCGGCAGCGTCGCCGGGTCACAGCGGCGCACGTCGTCCGGGCCGGCCCCGGGGCGCGGCGTCACCAGGTCGCCCCGGCTGGCCTCGACGCCGTCGACCAGCCGCACCCCGGTCCGCGGGTCGGCGGCCAGGTCGCGGAACACGGCCAGGGAGCGCAGCGCCCAGCCGAGCGCCCGCTCGTGAGCCACCAGGTGTGGACCCCAGATCGCGCCGGCCGCGCAGGACGTGGTGCGCCCCGGCGGATCGGCGCTGTGCACGCGCACCCCGAACCCCGCCTCGGCGAGGCACAGAGCGCTGGTCAGACCGGAGACCCCGGCGCCGATGACGACCACGTCCGCGCGCTGGCTCATCGGTCCAGCGTAGACGAACCGGGCGAAAGGATCGACGATCGACAGTGGATCCGGATGCGTAAGGTGACAATACGGGGACATTGCGCGATCGATGGTCGTGCGGTCCAATCGACTCCTGGAGGAGTCTCCGATCGACGGCGGCGGGGGACATGCTGGTTCTGGGTGAGGTGCTCACTTCCTTGTTACCGACGTCCGCGGCCCTCCCGGCCGACGTCGGGGTGCGACTGCTCGCCCTGACCACCGGGGCGCAGGTGCTGCGGACCGACCGCCCGATGCCGTACGTGGTCTCACCGGACCGGCTGACCGGCGTGGATTGCCAGGTCCCGATCGGCGCCCGGCGCACGGCCCGGGCGATCGGGACGGTCACCACCCGGGCGTTGCTGGTCGGCGGTCACGTGTTGCAGTCCTCGGCCCGCACCACGGCGGTGCGCAGCGAGCAGAACAGGCGGCTCCCCTGGTCGCACTATCTGGCCCGACCCCACACCGTCGAGATCGTCGGGAAACACCGGGAGCGGGACACCGCCGAGGCGTACCTCGCCACCACGCCCGTCTCGCCGCTGCTCAACCTCGGGGCGATCGCCGGGCACACCGCGGAACGGGTCCGGGGCAGCTCGATGATCGACTCCCGGGTGCCGTTCCGCAGCGGGCGGATCACGCTGCGCTGGACGGCGATGCTCGGCGACACCCAGCCGGACAGCGTCCGGTTCACCGTGGAGGGCGAGGGCCGCCGCACCGTCCGGGTGCACACCCGGGACGAGGACGCGCTGCCCGGCGTGGTGGCCCTCTGCGAGGACCTGGCGTTGCACGACTGGCTGCTGACCACGCTGACCGGCATGGTGGCCCGGGCGCCGCTGAGCGGCCCGCGCGCGCCGGCCGCGCTGGACCGGATCCGGCCGGCCCTCGACCACCTGCTGCACCTCTGGATGCCGGGCGCCCGGCTGGAGGTCACCACCCGCCGGTTCTGGGACGAGCTGGAGCGGCATGCGGGCTTCGGCCGGCAGTGGACCGCCACCGTGCAGCGCATCCGCGACCACCTCGCGCTGAGCACCCTGCGGGAGCTGGGCCGGCTGACCGGATCGGCGGCGTCGTGAACCGGCTGTCCGCCACCAACGGCGACCCCGGCGAGCGAGGCGTGTCCGAGGTGGTGCGCAAGGTCGGCGTCGCGCTGATCACCGGTGGCGTCGCCTTCGCCCTGACCAACCTGGCCCACCAGGACCCGATACTGTCGGTCACCCTGTCCGTGCTGATCGGCGGCTCCGCACTGGTCGTGCAATTCCTCGTCGACTTCGAGAGCCGGCTGCGCGAGGTCCAGATCGGTCAGCGGGACCAGGCTCGGCAGATCCGCGAGTGCGTCGACGAGCGGTTCCGGGCGATCAGCGAGGCCACCGAGCTGTACGGGCTGATGGAGGACTCGATGGTGCAGACCGAGGTGCTCAGCCAGCTGATCCGCCACTCCACCCGGATCGGACCGAACTCCTCCGCGCTGGCCCACCGGCTGGCCCAGCGGGAACTGCACCGGATGGCCGAGTTCCTCAAGGAGCTCGGCGACGGCGGCGAGGCCATCTACGACGGGGAGGACCGGGACTGGCTGCTCGGCCTGACCTGCTCGGCCGAGAAGTGCATCGACGCCACCAGCCTGACCACCGTCGACGGCGGCGGGATGTGGTCCACCGACCTCGGGCAGCGCTATCTGGACGCGCAGCGGGAGGCGGTGCAGCGCGGCGTCCGGGTCCGCCGGATCTTCATCCTGGACCGGCCCGACCCGCAGGGCGCCGACCGGCTCGACGAGGTGTACCGGCAGCACGCGGACATCGGCGTGGAGGTGCGGGTGCTCGACTCCGCCGCGGCCGGCCAGCTGCGCCGGACGTCGCTGTTCGACTTCATCCTGTTCGACGGGGTGATCGGCTACGAGGTGACCACCGGCTCGTGGATCGACGAGAGCGCCCCGCCGATCGTGGTGAACACCCGGCTGGTGCTGCGGCCGAGCCGGGTCGAGGAGCGGCGCGACCGGTTCAGTCAGCTGTGGGAGGCGGCCCGGCCGCGCTGACCGGGCGCGGCGCTCAGACCAGGCGGGCCGTCTCGCCGTCGAAGACGTACGCGATCCGCTCGAGAAGGTTGTCGGACAGGGCGAAGCCCTCACCCGCCGCCCGGCGGGCGACCTGCAGCCGCACCTCCTCGTCGACCGCGACCTGGCTGAGCACGATGCCCACCGCGGTCTCGATGTTGAGGAACCGGCGGGCCAGGACCGAGTGCGTCCGGTACGCGTGGAACGGCGCGGCGGCCGCGTTGAGCTGCAGCACCGCCGGCATCTCGGCCCAGGTGGCCGGGATCTCCCCGGCGGGCCGGGCCGGGGCCACCGGGCGCCCGTGGTGGCGCAACAGGCCCAGACGCATCAGCTGCCACACCGCGGCCAGGTGGGGGCAGGCCCAGAGCCGCGAGCCGGACACCGTCGAGAAGATCTCCACGGCGAAGAAGACGGAATGCCGGTTGCGCGCGTTCTCGGTCGGCCGGGCCGGGCCGGTGCGCGCGCTCATCGCGGGCGGCGCCGCGGCGCCCGGCGGCCAGTCGCCGTTGGTCAGCCAGCCACTCTCCTGCGGCGGCTGCCACACCCCGTCGGTGCCGGGCGGCGGGTCGGCGACCAGGCGGTCCAGGACCAGCTCGGCCGGGCTGACCTCGCCGGCCCGGGCGCAGCCCGCCTCCCGGGCCAGGTAGTCGATCGTGAGATCGTTCTCCGCGGCGGCCTTGACCAGCTCGTCGACGACCGCGGCCGGTGGATCCTCGAACCGGTCGAAGTAGTCGTCGATCATGAAGCAGGTGCTGACCCGGGGCGTGCGCCCGGGCTCGAGCATGCCGGCCAGGCGGTCCCGCGCGGCGGCCACGTACGGCCGGATCTGCCGGAAGTGCCGGCGGAACTGCTCGATGCCGCCGGCGAAATCCTCCTTGTACAGGTGGCCCAGCTCGATCGAGAGGTGCGCCAGCGGCAACTGCTCGACGCGCGGCTGCGCCGACCGCTCCTCGTAGTGTGCCTGCGGGCCGGTCACCGGTCGTCCCACACGTCGTCGTCGACGATCAGCTGGGCCAGCTCGGCGAAGGCGTCGGCGGTGGCCCGGTTGGCGATCCGGCTGACCGTCAGGTCGTGGTTGGTGATCAGCTGCTCGCGCCACTGCAGCACCGGGTCCAGCGGCACCGAGCCGAGCAGGTAGAGCGCGCCGGCGCCGCGCTCCCGGGCGAGGTTCTGCAGGTCACCGTTCCAGTCCTTGACCCAGGCGGCCTGCTCCGCGGTGAGGCCCTGCGCGGCTGGGCTGACCATCGCCGTCCGGACGAACCGCAGCTGGCCGAGCAGTCGCTCCCGGTCGTGGCCCAGGGTCAGTCCGGTGGCCAGGATGCCGTGCTCGCCGTAGACCAGGCTGGCCGCCGCCTGGATGTGCTGCTGGGTCCAGCGGTGGTAGACCAACCAGCGGGTGGTCGGCGCGGGCTGCACGCCGGCCATCGCGGCGAGCGCCATCTGCAACGCGTACGACCGGCCGGCGCTCAGATCCACGAACACCACGTCGAACTCCTGATCCAGCCGGACCAGCAGTTCCTTGCAGCGACGGATCATCTCCGGGGTGCTGGGGAACTCGCCGCCGCCGCTGTCGCCGGGCAGCAGGGTCAGCCGGCCCGCGCCCAGCGGCCGCTCCCGCATGCTCAGCCGCTCCGAATCGGCGAACACGTCGCAGCGGTGCGGGTCGGCCACCGTGCCCAGCAGGTAGGAGTGCAGGCCGCCGCCGTCCACCACGAGCTTGCCGGTGTCCACGTCGAAAACCGCGCCGGCGGTCGGCGACCCGAAGTCGAAATCCAGGTAGCAGACGTCGTGGCCGCCCAGCGCGCACTGGTAGGCCACGTTGCTGGTGGTGACCGAACGCCCGGTGCCCCCCTTGTCGGAGGTCGCGAAGACCAGCATCACGACTCGCCGTCGAGGTCGCTGCGGGCCGCGGCGAACCGGTCCAGGCGCAGCAGCACGTCACTGGCGAGCGCGGCCGCGGTGCCCGGCTTCTCGTCCAGGACGGACCGGGCGCGCTGGAGCCGGGACTGCAGCTCCTGCAACTCGGTGCGCATCGCCTGACCCCCGTTCGGTGAGCCCTGCAGCAGCTCCTGGTCGTAGAGATGGTCGGCCTCGCTGAGCAGGTCACCGGCATGGTCGGTGAGCCGGGTGCTGCGCAGTGGCGGCGAGCTGAGCACCTCGGCCGCGGTCACCAGGCAGTCGACCACCCGCTTGGTGTGATACCAGGACGGCGCGTCGTACCGGACGTCGTAGTCCTCGAAGACCAGGCTGGGCTGGTCCCAGAGCCCGCGCCGGCGCTCACCGGGCAGCCGCCGGCTGTCCAGCTGTCCCCAGATCTCGTCGGCCAGCTCCAGCATCCGGCCGCGCAGATCCGGGTCGCCGAGCAGGCCGGCCAGGCTGATCGTCCGCTTGAGCAGCAGCGGTGCGAAATCCGACAGATACCACGTGAGGGCCGGGCCGATGTCGGCGTCGCTGCCCCCCAGCTCGATCGGGAAGCCCGGCGCGTGCACCTGATAGGACTTGTCCCCGGCGTAGACCCGGCGGGTGATCCGCGACCGGTTCGCCAGCTCCTCCAGGACCAGGCCGACCCGGTCCAGATCGACGTCCCGGGCCCGCTTGCGGACCAGGTCCTGCACCACGATCGAGGAGACGTGCAGGCTGTAGTACTCCGACTCGTTCTCGGTGATGCGCTGCCAGGGGATGTCCTCCAGGGGCCAGCGGGCACCGCCGATGTTCGCGGTGGCGATCGTCGACCAGTACGACTGGGTGAGGTCCCAGCGCAGCTGCAGCCCCTGGGACAGGCGCAGCTGCTCCTCGTTGAGCAGGCCGAGCTGCCGGGTCCGCGGGGAGAGCAGCGTCTCGATGGCGTCCAGGGCGAGCGCGGTGAAGTAGATGTACGGTGCCGGCTCGGCGAAACCGGCGGGCTGATCGCCGACCTTCTCGCTGGTCACGATCGCCGGCGCGTCGCGGACCACGCCCCAGCTCCAGCCGCACTCGAACAGTCGGTCCGGGTGGTCCAGGTCGTCGGCCAGGCCGGCGCCGGAACCCATCGTGACGTCCCGCAGGCTGGCCCGGATCTCCTGCAGCGACTCCTGGATCAGCGGCACGATCCGGCGGGTGGCCAGCCCGCGCTGGTTCACCGTGCGGACCAGGGCGCGGCCCTCGCGGGAGTCCACCTCGAAGATGTCCACCGTGAAGCTGCGCAGCAGGCCGATCATCGCGGCGGTCAGCCGCTTGCTGGCCATCGCCTCGAGCTTGTCGATGTCGGCGCGGGCGCTGCGGCGTTTCAGATTGCTCCGGAACTGGCGGGCGAAACCGATGATGGCCAGCGACAGCGAGAGCGAGATGGCGAACGAGTCGACCACCGGCTGGGCCAGCTGCTCGGGACTGGGCTTCTCCTCCTGCGTCTCGGCGACCCGGAAGTAGCCCTCGGCCGCGAAGGTCGGGGTGCCGGTCGCGTCGGTGTACGTCGTCAGATACTCCTCGACGACCCGGAGCAGGGTGATCGGGATGTCCAGCCGGCCGCCGAGCGCGCGCATCGCGTCCAGCACGTCGTCCTCCACCCGATCCGGCTGGTCCAGGGTGAACGCCCGGATCGTGGTGGCCGGGCCGAGAATGCAGAGCAGCTGCTCGGCGTCGCTGATCGAATTGCGCCCGTCGCGGCCGCCCCAGTGCCATCGGCCGTCCCGGAACGAGTAGTCGAGCACCGCCTGCCAGATCTCCAGCAGCTGCTGCCGTGGCTGGACCCTCATCGGCGACCACCTATTCACTAGCTCCCGGAGCCAGTTTATAAACCCGACGCCAGGTACGGGAATGGCCGAAAAGCACCATCCCGTACGGCAGGGCGTCTAGTAGTAGATAGCGATCTTGGAGCCGTTGTCCTCCTCGGGCGGGCTGGGGAAGGACAGTGCGGTGCCGGTGGCGACGCGGTGGGCGGTCCAGGCGACCGCGGCCGCGTCCAGGATGTCGTCGGGGGGCGCCTGCCCGGCCGGGCCGAGCCGGTCCGGCAGGGTGATGCCGTGCCGGGCCAGCAGTTCCCGGCGACGCGACTGGCCGCTCCAGGTCTTCTTGGCGTACGGCAGCGGCTCGCCGGCCATGGTGCGGAAGGAGACCTCCGGGTGGGCCTCGAAGAGCAGGCCCGGGTGGCGTTCCCAGATCGCGTTCGCCTCCAGCAGCTTGGGCCGCAGCGCCCAGGACTGACGGCTGAGCCCGGCGCCGGTCAGCTCGCGGCAGAGCCGGTTGGCGGCCGCGAAGTCCGGCTCCGCCCAGACCGCGCGCGGCGGCACCCGGAAGACGCTGCCGCGCCGGGGGCCGAGCTGGTCGGCGGCCAGCGTGTCGGCGGCCCGCCAGCGGTCGGGCAGCATGCCGAGGGGGATGTCGACGCCGATCACCGCGGCGCCCGAGCTGCCCGCGACGATCTCGTAGAGCGTCGAGGCGAGCACCGCGCGCCCGAAGGCGCCGTCGCGGAGCTCGACCCCGACCCAGCCGAGCGCGTACGCGTCGACCCCGATCACATGGATGCTCATCGCGCTGCACTCAGTGGGGCAGCAGCTTCTCGATGGTCGCGACGAGCTCCGGGTCGTCGGGTTCGACCCCGGGCGCGAAGCGGGCGGCGACCGTGCCGTCCGGGGCGACCACGAACTTCTCGAAGTTCCACTGGATGTCCGGGCCGTCGCCGACGAGTCCCTGATAGAGCGGGTGCCGGCCGGCGCCGTTCACCTCGATCTTCGCGGTCATCGGGAACGTGACGCCGTAGGTGGCCCGGCAGAATTCGTCGATCTCGGTGGCGGTGCCGGGCTCCTGGTGGCCGAACTGGTCACAGGGGGCGCCGAGCACGACCAGGCCGCGGTCGCGGTAGGTGTCGTAGAGGGGCTGCAACTTGTCGTACTGCGGGGTCAGTCCGCAGCGCGAGGCCACATTGACCACCAGGAGCACCGATCCGCGGTAGCGGTCCAAATCGGTCGTGCCGCCGGTGAGTGCGTCAATGTCGACGTCGAAGATGGTCATGACGAGAGCCTACGCGGTGTAGCCGTGCGAATGCACGCCGTGTTCATCCCCTGGGCTCTGTTAAAGGGAGCTTAAAGGTCTTCATCACTCTTGACTGGTGTTAATCGATGTGACTACGGTCTCTCTAACTTTTCCTTTGGAAAGTTTCCTAAGAATTAGAGGAGACCCACGTGGGCAAAACCCTCCGCCGGGCGCTGCTCGCCGGTGCGGTGGTGATCGGCGCCTCGGCCTCGATCCCGCTCGTGTCGGCGAACGCGGCCACCGCGTGTGCCACCGCCTGGTCTGCCAGCACCGCGTACGTGAAGGACAACGTCGCTTCACAGAACGGTCATAACTACACCGCCAAGTGGTGGACCCAGAACGAGTCCCCGGCCACGCACAGCGGCCAGTGGGACGTCTGGGCCGACGGCGGCGCGTGTGGTGGCACGACCACTCCCACCACCTCCCCGACCGCATCCCCGACCGTGTCCCCGACGGTGTCGCCGACCAGCTCCCCGACGAGCAGCCCGTCGACCACCACGTCGAGCCCGTCGAACCCGGGCACCGGTGGCAAGAACGTCGTCGGCTACTTCGCCGAGTGGGGCGTGTACGGCCGCAACTACCACGTCAAGAATTTGGTGACCTCCGGCTCCGCCGCGAAGCTCACGCACATCCTGTACGCGTTCGGCAACACCACCGGCGGCCAGTGCTCGATCGGTGACTCGTACGCCGACTACGACCGCGCCTACTCGGCGGCCGAGAGTGTCGACGGCGTCGCCGACACCTGGGACGCGGGCGCCCTGCGCGGCTCGTTCAACCAGCTGCGCAAGCTCAAGAAGCAGTACCCGAACCTCAAGGTGATCTGGTCGTTCGGCGGCTGGACCTGGTCCGGCGGCTTCACCCAGGCCGCCGCGAACCCGGCCGCGTTCGCCGACTCCTGCTACAACCTGGTCAAGGACTCCCGCTGGGCCGATGTCTTCGACGGCATGGACATCGACTGGGAGTACCCGAACGCCTGCGGTCTGCAGTGCGACACCAGCGGCCCGGACGCCTACAACAAGGTGATCACCGCGCTGCGCACCAGGTTCGGCACGAACTTCCTGATCACCTCCGCCATCTCGGCGGACGGCTCCAACGGCGGCAAGCTCGACGTGGCCGACTACGCGTCCGGCATCGCGAAGCTGAACCTGGTCTTCCCGATGACCTACGACTACTTCGGCGCGTGGGACGCCAAGGGCCCGACCGCCCCGCACTCGCCGCTGACCTCGTACACCGGCATCCCGAAGGACGGCTTCTACTCGGACGCGGCGATCCAGAAGCTGAAGAGCAAGGGTGTTCCGGCCAACAAGATCCTGCTGGGCGTGGGCTTCTACGGCCGCGGCTGGACCGGCGTCACCCAGGCGGCGCCGGGCGGCACCGCCACCGGGGCGGCCACCGGCACCTACGAGGCCGGCATCGAGGACTACAAGGTGCTCAAGGGCAGCTGCCCGGCGACCGGCACGGTGGCCGGCACCGCGTACGCCTTCTGCGGCGGCAACTGGTGGAGCTACGACACCCCGGCGACGATCGCGGGCAAGATGGCCTACGTGAAGAACCAGGGTCTCGGCGGCGCCTTCTTCTGGGAGTTCTCCGGTGACACCAGCAACGGTGAGCTGAT
Protein-coding regions in this window:
- a CDS encoding FAD-dependent oxidoreductase, with protein sequence MSQRADVVVIGAGVSGLTSALCLAEAGFGVRVHSADPPGRTTSCAAGAIWGPHLVAHERALGWALRSLAVFRDLAADPRTGVRLVDGVEASRGDLVTPRPGAGPDDVRRCDPATLPPGFTNGWRYRVPLIDMSRYLDHLCARLAGFGVEMTIGEPVTAAALPGFGPVVVNCTGLGARDLIPGDPVAPVRGDLLVTGNPGITEFFVEHDDDADGLTTYVLPQGDRVMLGGSRRTGDYSTLPEPAAARAILDRCTAAEPRLAGVQVLRHHVGLRPVRDRVRIGPDETHPHVIHNYGHGGGGVTLSWGCAQEVVAVTAAAARTIRPR
- a CDS encoding SCO2521 family protein — encoded protein: MLPTSAALPADVGVRLLALTTGAQVLRTDRPMPYVVSPDRLTGVDCQVPIGARRTARAIGTVTTRALLVGGHVLQSSARTTAVRSEQNRRLPWSHYLARPHTVEIVGKHRERDTAEAYLATTPVSPLLNLGAIAGHTAERVRGSSMIDSRVPFRSGRITLRWTAMLGDTQPDSVRFTVEGEGRRTVRVHTRDEDALPGVVALCEDLALHDWLLTTLTGMVARAPLSGPRAPAALDRIRPALDHLLHLWMPGARLEVTTRRFWDELERHAGFGRQWTATVQRIRDHLALSTLRELGRLTGSAAS
- a CDS encoding DUF6879 family protein, whose amino-acid sequence is MNRLSATNGDPGERGVSEVVRKVGVALITGGVAFALTNLAHQDPILSVTLSVLIGGSALVVQFLVDFESRLREVQIGQRDQARQIRECVDERFRAISEATELYGLMEDSMVQTEVLSQLIRHSTRIGPNSSALAHRLAQRELHRMAEFLKELGDGGEAIYDGEDRDWLLGLTCSAEKCIDATSLTTVDGGGMWSTDLGQRYLDAQREAVQRGVRVRRIFILDRPDPQGADRLDEVYRQHADIGVEVRVLDSAAAGQLRRTSLFDFILFDGVIGYEVTTGSWIDESAPPIVVNTRLVLRPSRVEERRDRFSQLWEAARPR
- a CDS encoding SCO2522 family protein, with product MTGPQAHYEERSAQPRVEQLPLAHLSIELGHLYKEDFAGGIEQFRRHFRQIRPYVAAARDRLAGMLEPGRTPRVSTCFMIDDYFDRFEDPPAAVVDELVKAAAENDLTIDYLAREAGCARAGEVSPAELVLDRLVADPPPGTDGVWQPPQESGWLTNGDWPPGAAAPPAMSARTGPARPTENARNRHSVFFAVEIFSTVSGSRLWACPHLAAVWQLMRLGLLRHHGRPVAPARPAGEIPATWAEMPAVLQLNAAAAPFHAYRTHSVLARRFLNIETAVGIVLSQVAVDEEVRLQVARRAAGEGFALSDNLLERIAYVFDGETARLV
- a CDS encoding SCO2523 family variant P-loop protein, producing MLVFATSDKGGTGRSVTTSNVAYQCALGGHDVCYLDFDFGSPTAGAVFDVDTGKLVVDGGGLHSYLLGTVADPHRCDVFADSERLSMRERPLGAGRLTLLPGDSGGGEFPSTPEMIRRCKELLVRLDQEFDVVFVDLSAGRSYALQMALAAMAGVQPAPTTRWLVYHRWTQQHIQAAASLVYGEHGILATGLTLGHDRERLLGQLRFVRTAMVSPAAQGLTAEQAAWVKDWNGDLQNLARERGAGALYLLGSVPLDPVLQWREQLITNHDLTVSRIANRATADAFAELAQLIVDDDVWDDR
- a CDS encoding SCO2524 family protein, which gives rise to MRVQPRQQLLEIWQAVLDYSFRDGRWHWGGRDGRNSISDAEQLLCILGPATTIRAFTLDQPDRVEDDVLDAMRALGGRLDIPITLLRVVEEYLTTYTDATGTPTFAAEGYFRVAETQEEKPSPEQLAQPVVDSFAISLSLSLAIIGFARQFRSNLKRRSARADIDKLEAMASKRLTAAMIGLLRSFTVDIFEVDSREGRALVRTVNQRGLATRRIVPLIQESLQEIRASLRDVTMGSGAGLADDLDHPDRLFECGWSWGVVRDAPAIVTSEKVGDQPAGFAEPAPYIYFTALALDAIETLLSPRTRQLGLLNEEQLRLSQGLQLRWDLTQSYWSTIATANIGGARWPLEDIPWQRITENESEYYSLHVSSIVVQDLVRKRARDVDLDRVGLVLEELANRSRITRRVYAGDKSYQVHAPGFPIELGGSDADIGPALTWYLSDFAPLLLKRTISLAGLLGDPDLRGRMLELADEIWGQLDSRRLPGERRRGLWDQPSLVFEDYDVRYDAPSWYHTKRVVDCLVTAAEVLSSPPLRSTRLTDHAGDLLSEADHLYDQELLQGSPNGGQAMRTELQELQSRLQRARSVLDEKPGTAAALASDVLLRLDRFAAARSDLDGES
- a CDS encoding DUF429 domain-containing protein; protein product: MSIHVIGVDAYALGWVGVELRDGAFGRAVLASTLYEIVAGSSGAAVIGVDIPLGMLPDRWRAADTLAADQLGPRRGSVFRVPPRAVWAEPDFAAANRLCRELTGAGLSRQSWALRPKLLEANAIWERHPGLLFEAHPEVSFRTMAGEPLPYAKKTWSGQSRRRELLARHGITLPDRLGPAGQAPPDDILDAAAVAWTAHRVATGTALSFPSPPEEDNGSKIAIYY
- a CDS encoding glutathione peroxidase, whose protein sequence is MTIFDVDIDALTGGTTDLDRYRGSVLLVVNVASRCGLTPQYDKLQPLYDTYRDRGLVVLGAPCDQFGHQEPGTATEIDEFCRATYGVTFPMTAKIEVNGAGRHPLYQGLVGDGPDIQWNFEKFVVAPDGTVAARFAPGVEPDDPELVATIEKLLPH
- a CDS encoding glycosyl hydrolase family 18 protein, with the translated sequence MGKTLRRALLAGAVVIGASASIPLVSANAATACATAWSASTAYVKDNVASQNGHNYTAKWWTQNESPATHSGQWDVWADGGACGGTTTPTTSPTASPTVSPTVSPTSSPTSSPSTTTSSPSNPGTGGKNVVGYFAEWGVYGRNYHVKNLVTSGSAAKLTHILYAFGNTTGGQCSIGDSYADYDRAYSAAESVDGVADTWDAGALRGSFNQLRKLKKQYPNLKVIWSFGGWTWSGGFTQAAANPAAFADSCYNLVKDSRWADVFDGMDIDWEYPNACGLQCDTSGPDAYNKVITALRTRFGTNFLITSAISADGSNGGKLDVADYASGIAKLNLVFPMTYDYFGAWDAKGPTAPHSPLTSYTGIPKDGFYSDAAIQKLKSKGVPANKILLGVGFYGRGWTGVTQAAPGGTATGAATGTYEAGIEDYKVLKGSCPATGTVAGTAYAFCGGNWWSYDTPATIAGKMAYVKNQGLGGAFFWEFSGDTSNGELITAIKGNL